Proteins found in one Microvirgula aerodenitrificans DSM 15089 genomic segment:
- a CDS encoding helix-turn-helix domain-containing protein, translating into MAEPDMKTLAQRVGKSIARHRQAVNLTQDEVAERLGIGNEAVSRIERGIVMPTVARLVELAQIFRCETSDLLSESSNRPLDQEHRVSRLLSTLGAEDRELVVELVERLVSRLARA; encoded by the coding sequence ATGGCGGAACCGGATATGAAGACGCTGGCGCAGCGGGTAGGCAAAAGCATTGCCCGCCATCGCCAGGCGGTGAATCTGACCCAGGATGAGGTGGCCGAGCGGCTGGGAATTGGCAATGAAGCGGTGTCGCGCATTGAGCGCGGCATCGTCATGCCGACGGTGGCGCGGCTGGTGGAGCTGGCGCAGATTTTTCGTTGTGAGACATCGGACCTGCTCAGTGAGTCGAGCAACCGTCCGCTGGACCAGGAGCATCGCGTCAGCCGGCTGCTGTCGACACTGGGAGCTGAAGATCGTGAGCTGGTGGTCGAACTGGTTGAACGGCTGGTGAGCCGGCTGGCCCGTGCCTAA
- a CDS encoding DUF932 domain-containing protein — MSHLIETMVYVGQVPWHGLGNPLSAQQPLDVWQREAGMDWTIEHSDVLFEVAGGESLLRPYPDSKVLYRSDTLAPLSVVSKRYKVVQPQDVLHFYNDLVSAGGFELETAGVLKGGRKLWALARTGQETVLKGGDRVKAYLLLATSCDGTLCTTAQFTSVRVVCNNTLQMAVGERSGAVKVPHSTVFDPRQVKEALGIGLSGWEAFIGQIKALSRRPVSADEARVFFHDVLDEAPVEDTVASRAWQQLERLYAGAGMGAELPGARNTAWGLVNAMTEYVDHHRRARSQDYRLDSAWFGQGSLLKRKALDQALVLLD, encoded by the coding sequence ATGTCTCATCTTATCGAAACCATGGTCTACGTCGGCCAAGTCCCCTGGCACGGCCTCGGCAACCCATTGTCCGCCCAGCAACCGCTGGACGTCTGGCAGCGCGAAGCCGGCATGGACTGGACCATCGAGCACAGCGACGTGCTGTTTGAAGTCGCAGGCGGCGAGTCATTGTTGCGCCCCTACCCGGACAGCAAGGTGCTGTACCGCTCCGACACCCTGGCACCGCTGTCGGTGGTGTCCAAACGCTACAAGGTGGTGCAGCCGCAGGATGTGCTGCACTTCTATAACGATCTGGTCTCAGCCGGCGGCTTCGAGCTGGAAACCGCCGGGGTGCTGAAAGGCGGACGCAAGCTGTGGGCGCTGGCGCGTACCGGGCAGGAAACCGTGCTCAAAGGGGGTGATCGGGTCAAAGCCTATCTGCTGCTGGCGACCAGTTGTGATGGCACTTTGTGCACCACAGCCCAGTTCACCTCGGTGCGGGTCGTCTGCAACAACACGCTGCAGATGGCAGTGGGCGAGCGCAGCGGTGCGGTCAAGGTACCGCACTCGACCGTGTTCGACCCGCGTCAGGTCAAGGAAGCGCTGGGCATCGGTCTGTCTGGCTGGGAGGCGTTTATTGGTCAGATCAAGGCACTAAGCCGGCGTCCGGTCTCTGCTGACGAAGCCCGCGTGTTCTTCCATGACGTACTGGACGAAGCCCCAGTGGAAGACACCGTGGCTTCGCGTGCCTGGCAGCAGCTCGAACGGTTGTATGCTGGCGCTGGCATGGGGGCAGAGCTGCCCGGCGCGCGCAACACCGCCTGGGGCCTGGTCAATGCGATGACCGAGTACGTTGACCACCACCGCCGGGCGCGCAGCCAGGACTACCGACTGGATTCGGCCTGGTTCGGTCAGGGGTCGCTGTTGAAGCGCAAGGCGCTCGACCAGGCGCTGGTTCTGCTCGATTAG
- a CDS encoding DUF4339 domain-containing protein: protein MNEWHYEKNGQRHGPISTEAMQTLIEHGALDSQTLVWASDLTTWLPLANTQLAVHLPHSTQPPALPASHISNTVIWVLALAPLLGLLLESALAGMRAQSELTVDYEVTQALSSGQYWYVTLLLNCGLSLWDERRLKAAGVDTAAFGKLVLLVPVYLWKRAQSLRQRPAYFWTWLSLFGLSLLITR, encoded by the coding sequence ATGAATGAATGGCACTACGAAAAGAATGGCCAGCGCCATGGCCCGATCAGCACCGAGGCCATGCAGACCTTGATCGAACACGGTGCCCTCGACAGCCAGACTCTAGTCTGGGCCAGCGACCTCACCACCTGGCTCCCCCTTGCCAATACGCAGTTAGCGGTTCACCTGCCCCACAGCACACAGCCGCCGGCACTGCCAGCCAGCCACATCAGCAACACGGTGATCTGGGTACTTGCCCTGGCGCCCCTGCTGGGACTGCTACTGGAATCCGCCCTTGCCGGCATGCGTGCACAGAGCGAACTGACCGTCGATTACGAAGTCACCCAGGCCCTCAGCAGCGGCCAGTACTGGTACGTCACCCTGCTGCTCAATTGCGGCTTGTCCCTGTGGGACGAGCGGCGACTGAAAGCCGCCGGGGTCGACACCGCCGCCTTCGGCAAGCTGGTGCTGCTTGTTCCGGTCTATCTGTGGAAGCGCGCACAGTCGCTGCGCCAGCGCCCGGCCTATTTCTGGACCTGGCTCAGCCTGTTCGGTCTGAGCCTACTGATCACACGCTAA
- a CDS encoding GTPase family protein yields MFNQWPALGDEEPPSSPKPDTSAGLFDQLSPHLTALTAEQREAVRARIRQVVQYQAVVGVLGKTGAGKSSLCNALFGQETACVSDVEACTRHPQEITLSYQNGKGLSLLDVPGVGESTTRDADYTELYASLMKELDLILWVIKADDRALSVDEQVYRDIVQPYADQHQVPVIFVINQVDKIEPSREWDWQRNLPSPRQAANIETKRASISRQLGVSPSQVCAVSAEAGYQLVALIDTVISVLPAEKRWSITREAREEHVSKKSRQAAEQGLWESIKSSLLGIVVREVAIPLANRAFSAFLNFFRR; encoded by the coding sequence ATGTTCAACCAATGGCCCGCTCTGGGCGACGAAGAACCACCATCCAGCCCCAAGCCGGATACCTCGGCCGGGCTGTTTGATCAGCTCAGTCCCCATCTCACTGCCCTGACAGCCGAGCAACGGGAAGCCGTGCGAGCGCGTATCCGCCAGGTCGTGCAATACCAGGCGGTCGTCGGCGTACTCGGCAAGACTGGCGCCGGCAAGTCTTCGCTGTGCAATGCGCTGTTCGGTCAGGAAACGGCCTGCGTCAGTGATGTTGAAGCCTGCACCCGCCATCCGCAGGAGATCACCCTCAGCTATCAGAACGGCAAGGGGCTGTCGCTGCTCGATGTACCTGGTGTGGGCGAAAGCACCACCCGTGACGCCGACTACACCGAGCTGTATGCCAGCCTGATGAAAGAGCTCGATCTGATCCTGTGGGTGATCAAGGCTGACGACCGGGCGCTGAGTGTGGACGAGCAGGTTTATCGCGACATCGTGCAGCCCTATGCCGACCAGCACCAGGTGCCGGTGATCTTCGTCATCAACCAGGTCGACAAGATTGAGCCGAGCCGTGAATGGGACTGGCAGCGCAATCTGCCCAGCCCCCGTCAGGCCGCCAATATCGAGACCAAGCGCGCCAGCATCAGCCGGCAGTTGGGTGTTTCCCCCAGCCAGGTATGTGCCGTCTCCGCCGAGGCAGGCTACCAGTTGGTGGCCTTGATCGACACCGTCATCAGCGTGCTGCCGGCAGAGAAGCGCTGGAGCATCACCCGCGAGGCGCGGGAGGAACACGTCTCAAAAAAGTCCCGCCAAGCGGCAGAGCAAGGGCTGTGGGAGAGCATCAAGTCTTCACTGCTCGGCATCGTGGTTCGTGAAGTCGCTATTCCCCTCGCGAACCGGGCGTTCTCCGCCTTTCTCAACTTCTTCCGCCGCTAA